Proteins encoded within one genomic window of Candidatus Zixiibacteriota bacterium:
- the argS gene encoding arginine--tRNA ligase yields the protein MRSHLSQLLTRAIEKAAKGGELTSDLPPLLLEPPKQREFGDLTTNVALLWARSAKRPPRAIAETILKHLEDPDGILARKEIAGPGFLNFSFSPGFYYRRLRELAAAGERRLDLGRGRRVQVEFASVNPTGPLHVGHGRVAVIGDVLARLHEAAAYEVEREYYVNDAGKQMESLGLSLYARYRELFGEVVEFPADGYPGDYVREIAARLKAEKGESLLGETKERAVAFCTEYGGAALLEQIREQLAAFGIRFDSYFSERAMRARDEVAGTMALLRERGLIYEKDGAQWFRSTQFGDDKDRTVVKSDGELTYFASDIAYHRSKFERKFDRLINVWGADHHGYVPRIKAALRGLGYDPDVLQVVLVQMVQLTRGGEPVRMGKRTGEFVSLQEVIEEVGKDAARFFFLMRKPDSHLDFDLDLAKRQSSENPVFYVQYAHARVSSVFEQARRTGVPWDEARTAHVTVERLELAEELELIRQAIRFDEVIEESVRELEPHRVTFYLLELAGEFHRYYNRHRILSDDLELTLARMLLARTVQTALRRGLEVVGVEAPVKMAQRAGPEADALT from the coding sequence AGCCATTGAAAAGGCGGCAAAGGGGGGAGAGCTGACGTCAGATCTCCCCCCTTTGCTTCTCGAGCCCCCCAAACAGCGCGAATTCGGCGACCTGACGACCAACGTGGCGCTTCTGTGGGCGAGGAGCGCGAAGCGACCCCCGCGCGCGATCGCCGAGACGATTCTCAAGCACCTCGAAGATCCGGACGGGATCCTGGCGCGCAAGGAAATCGCCGGCCCGGGCTTTCTCAATTTCTCCTTTTCACCGGGATTTTACTACCGGCGCCTCCGGGAGCTCGCGGCGGCGGGAGAGCGGCGGCTCGACCTCGGCCGCGGTCGCAGGGTCCAGGTCGAGTTCGCGAGCGTGAATCCCACCGGCCCGCTGCACGTCGGCCACGGCCGGGTCGCGGTCATCGGCGACGTGCTCGCGCGCCTCCACGAAGCCGCGGCCTATGAGGTCGAGCGCGAGTACTACGTCAACGACGCCGGCAAGCAGATGGAAAGCCTCGGCCTGTCGCTCTACGCGCGTTATCGCGAGCTGTTCGGCGAGGTCGTGGAGTTTCCCGCCGACGGCTATCCCGGGGATTACGTCAGGGAGATCGCAGCCCGGCTCAAGGCCGAGAAGGGTGAAAGTCTGCTCGGCGAGACCAAGGAGCGGGCGGTCGCCTTCTGCACTGAGTACGGCGGCGCCGCGCTGCTGGAACAGATCCGGGAACAGCTCGCCGCGTTCGGCATCCGCTTCGATTCCTACTTCAGCGAGCGCGCGATGCGCGCCCGGGACGAGGTCGCCGGGACAATGGCGCTGCTGCGGGAGCGCGGCCTTATCTACGAGAAGGACGGCGCACAGTGGTTCCGGTCGACGCAGTTCGGCGACGACAAGGACCGGACCGTGGTCAAGAGCGACGGCGAGCTCACCTACTTCGCGAGCGACATCGCCTACCACCGCAGCAAGTTCGAGCGCAAGTTCGACCGGCTCATCAACGTCTGGGGCGCCGACCACCACGGCTACGTGCCCCGAATCAAGGCGGCCTTGCGCGGTCTGGGTTACGATCCGGACGTGCTGCAGGTGGTGCTGGTGCAGATGGTGCAGCTCACGCGGGGCGGCGAGCCGGTCCGCATGGGAAAACGGACCGGGGAGTTCGTATCGCTGCAGGAGGTCATCGAGGAGGTCGGGAAGGACGCCGCCCGGTTTTTCTTCTTGATGCGCAAGCCCGACAGCCATCTCGACTTCGATCTCGATCTGGCCAAGCGACAGTCGAGCGAAAATCCGGTCTTCTACGTTCAGTACGCGCACGCGCGGGTTTCCAGCGTGTTCGAACAGGCGCGCAGGACCGGCGTGCCGTGGGACGAGGCGCGCACCGCCCACGTGACCGTGGAGCGCCTCGAGCTCGCTGAAGAGCTGGAGCTGATCCGGCAGGCGATTCGCTTCGACGAGGTGATCGAGGAGAGCGTGCGCGAGCTGGAGCCGCACCGGGTGACGTTTTACCTGCTGGAGCTGGCGGGGGAATTTCACCGCTATTATAATCGCCACCGGATACTGTCCGACGACCTCGAGCTGACGCTGGCGCGCATGCTGCTGGCGCGAACCGTTCAAACCGCGCTGCGCCGCGGGCTGGAGGTGGTCGGGGTCGAGGCGCCCGTCAAGATGGCGCAGCGCGCCGGTCCGGAGGCCGACGCGCTGACGTGA
- a CDS encoding SPOR domain-containing protein: MAENRRGKGNRLYFTRGQLVLLGGGFTLASVVIFVLGMLVGKSIEERKMIKPPEPAVKIPVKPGAGERDAAATAPKEELTFYETLTKSPPGDARADAKAKEVKASAAKSEPGEQGKAQGSKPDEKRPGRAPEAGVKTASAGTEKAEKKETGAVWTVQVNAFPDDRSAKLLVDRLKNKGYNAYMTEAHTKGKTWYRVRVGRYASREEAEKVEEILRSKESLPKAFATSRKLGG, encoded by the coding sequence ATGGCGGAAAATCGCAGAGGGAAGGGCAACCGGTTGTATTTCACGCGGGGGCAGCTCGTGCTGCTCGGCGGCGGCTTCACGCTCGCCTCGGTGGTGATCTTCGTCCTCGGGATGCTGGTGGGCAAAAGCATCGAGGAGCGCAAGATGATCAAGCCGCCGGAGCCGGCGGTGAAGATCCCGGTCAAGCCCGGAGCCGGGGAGCGAGACGCGGCTGCGACCGCGCCCAAGGAAGAGCTGACCTTCTATGAAACCCTGACGAAGTCGCCCCCGGGTGATGCGCGCGCCGACGCCAAGGCAAAGGAGGTCAAAGCTTCCGCCGCCAAGTCCGAGCCCGGCGAGCAGGGGAAAGCCCAGGGGTCGAAGCCGGACGAAAAGCGTCCCGGCCGCGCCCCGGAAGCGGGCGTCAAGACAGCGTCCGCCGGCACGGAGAAAGCCGAAAAAAAGGAGACCGGCGCCGTTTGGACGGTTCAGGTGAACGCCTTTCCCGACGACCGGTCCGCGAAACTTCTGGTTGATCGACTGAAGAATAAGGGTTACAACGCCTACATGACCGAGGCGCATACCAAGGGGAAAACCTGGTATCGGGTGCGCGTGGGGCGCTACGCCTCGCGCGAGGAGGCGGAAAAAGTCGAGGAGATCCTGAGGAGCAAGGAGAGCCTGCCGAAGGCCTTCGCCACGAGCCGGAAGCTGGGCGGCTGA
- the trpD gene encoding anthranilate phosphoribosyltransferase yields MTTKEAIERLVNRLDLSETEMVEVMNEIMTGEATPLQVAAFLTALRMKGETVEEITGAARVMRERAHRVRVGSRTVLDTCGTGGDQKGTFNISTTCAFVVAGAGVSVAKHGNRSVSSQSGSADVLGALGVKVDAPRERVEACIERIGIGFLFAPLLHEAMKYAVQPRRDIGIRTIFNLLGPLTNPALATHQLIGLYSGDLVGVIANVLKNLGSVRAMVVHGLEGMDEISVCGPTKVAELRDGEVREYLVEPEQFGIKRCRLEDLHGGTAEQSAAIVRGVLAGSRGPARDVVLLNSGAALYVAGKATSISQGMQLAAESIDSGKAGEKLAQLIELTNAN; encoded by the coding sequence ATGACGACGAAAGAAGCGATCGAGAGGCTGGTGAACCGGCTCGACCTGTCGGAGACGGAGATGGTCGAGGTCATGAACGAGATCATGACCGGCGAGGCCACCCCGTTGCAGGTGGCCGCGTTCTTGACGGCGCTGCGGATGAAAGGGGAGACCGTCGAGGAAATCACCGGCGCCGCGCGGGTCATGCGGGAGCGCGCGCACCGGGTCAGGGTGGGCTCGCGCACGGTGCTCGACACCTGCGGTACCGGGGGAGACCAGAAAGGCACCTTCAACATCTCGACGACGTGCGCCTTCGTAGTCGCCGGGGCGGGAGTGAGCGTCGCCAAGCACGGCAACCGGTCCGTTTCCAGTCAGTCGGGGAGCGCGGACGTTCTCGGAGCCCTGGGCGTCAAGGTCGACGCGCCCCGGGAGCGGGTGGAGGCCTGCATCGAAAGGATCGGCATCGGCTTTCTGTTCGCGCCGCTGCTGCACGAGGCGATGAAATACGCCGTGCAGCCGCGGCGGGATATCGGGATTCGCACGATCTTCAACCTTCTCGGACCGCTCACCAATCCGGCTCTCGCCACGCATCAGTTGATCGGGCTTTACAGCGGCGACCTGGTGGGAGTCATCGCGAACGTGCTGAAAAACCTCGGCAGTGTTCGGGCCATGGTCGTGCACGGCCTGGAGGGAATGGACGAGATATCGGTTTGCGGGCCGACCAAAGTCGCGGAGCTGCGCGACGGCGAGGTGCGCGAGTACCTGGTCGAGCCGGAGCAATTCGGCATCAAGCGCTGCCGCCTGGAAGATTTGCACGGCGGCACGGCCGAGCAGAGCGCGGCGATCGTGCGCGGCGTGCTCGCGGGGAGCCGGGGGCCGGCCCGGGACGTGGTCCTGCTCAACAGCGGCGCGGCTCTTTACGTCGCGGGGAAAGCGACGTCGATCTCGCAGGGCATGCAGCTCGCTGCCGAGTCGATCGACTCGGGCAAGGCCGGGGAAAAGCTCGCCCAACTGATCGAGCTGACCAACGCGAATTAA
- the trpC gene encoding indole-3-glycerol phosphate synthase TrpC produces the protein MAEVLAEIVDHVRGVVERRRLDFPVQALRERPLFHAPVRDLASRLAGKGRRIIAEVKRASPSKGVIRADFDPAAIAAQYARHGASAISVLTEERFFQGSLASLEQVRRGVEVPVLRKDFIVDPYQLVEARSFGADAVLLIAAILEEGALRELREQARELALAALVEVHDERELESALKAGAELVGINNRDLRTFEVSLSTTERLAPLVPSGVTAVCESGIDSLEQIRRVEALGIRCFLVGESLMRASSPGEKLKELLS, from the coding sequence ATGGCTGAAGTCCTGGCTGAGATCGTCGACCACGTGCGCGGAGTCGTCGAGCGGCGGCGCCTGGATTTCCCCGTCCAGGCGTTGCGCGAGCGACCGCTGTTTCATGCTCCGGTCCGGGATCTGGCGAGCCGTCTGGCGGGGAAGGGGCGCCGGATCATCGCCGAGGTCAAGCGGGCCTCACCTTCCAAGGGAGTCATCCGCGCGGATTTCGACCCGGCGGCGATCGCCGCGCAGTACGCCCGGCACGGTGCGAGCGCGATTTCGGTCCTCACCGAGGAGCGCTTTTTCCAAGGAAGCCTGGCGTCGCTCGAGCAGGTGAGGCGGGGCGTGGAAGTGCCGGTGCTGCGGAAGGATTTCATCGTGGATCCCTACCAGCTCGTCGAGGCGCGGAGCTTCGGCGCGGACGCCGTCCTGTTGATCGCGGCCATCCTCGAAGAGGGAGCGCTGCGCGAGCTGCGGGAGCAGGCGCGCGAGCTGGCGCTCGCCGCCCTGGTGGAGGTTCATGACGAGCGGGAGCTGGAAAGCGCGCTGAAAGCGGGAGCGGAGCTGGTGGGCATCAACAACCGGGACCTTCGAACGTTCGAGGTGAGCCTTTCGACCACCGAGCGGCTCGCGCCGCTGGTCCCGTCCGGTGTCACGGCAGTGTGCGAGAGCGGGATCGACAGCCTGGAGCAGATCCGGCGGGTGGAAGCCCTGGGAATCCGATGTTTCCTGGTCGGGGAGTCTCTGATGCGCGCCTCGAGTCCGGGAGAAAAGCTCAAAGAGCTGTTGTCCTGA
- a CDS encoding phosphoribosylanthranilate isomerase, which produces MVKVKVCGITSLEDAEKALEFGADALGFNFYPPSPRWIAPERAGAILARLPRGSCNVALFVNEPRERVLEVLACGNVPGAGQMYRALQFHGEETAEYCRGWELKVLKAFRVKDRKSLAGLESFPADYYLLDSWSPGYGGSGEAFPWEWLEGLRPEKLILSGGLTVANVAEAVRRIRPYGVDVCSGVEARPGVKDHGKLKEFISAAKSA; this is translated from the coding sequence ATGGTCAAAGTCAAGGTTTGCGGCATCACCAGCTTGGAGGACGCGGAAAAGGCGCTGGAGTTCGGCGCGGACGCGTTGGGCTTCAACTTCTACCCGCCGAGCCCGCGCTGGATCGCTCCGGAGCGAGCCGGGGCGATTCTCGCGCGCCTGCCGCGCGGCTCGTGCAACGTGGCGCTTTTCGTGAACGAGCCCAGGGAAAGAGTGCTCGAGGTCCTGGCCTGCGGCAACGTTCCCGGCGCGGGGCAAATGTACCGCGCGCTGCAGTTTCACGGCGAGGAAACGGCGGAGTACTGCCGCGGCTGGGAGCTCAAGGTGCTCAAGGCTTTTCGCGTGAAAGACAGAAAGTCGCTCGCCGGGCTGGAGAGCTTTCCGGCGGACTATTATCTGCTCGACTCGTGGTCGCCGGGATACGGCGGCTCGGGCGAGGCCTTTCCGTGGGAATGGCTGGAGGGTTTGAGGCCGGAAAAGCTCATCCTGTCGGGCGGGTTGACCGTCGCCAATGTCGCCGAGGCGGTAAGGCGCATTCGCCCCTACGGCGTCGATGTCTGCTCGGGCGTGGAAGCGCGGCCCGGCGTGAAGGATCATGGAAAACTCAAGGAATTCATCTCCGCTGCCAAGAGTGCCTGA
- the trpB gene encoding tryptophan synthase subunit beta — protein MENSRNSSPLPRVPDRNGHFGPYGGRYVAETLMPALAELERAYARARRDAAFRATVGRYLREYAGRPTPLYFAERMSRDLGGAKIYLKREDLCHTGAHKINNTVGQILLAQRMGKRRIIAETGAGQHGVATATVAARFGFDCEIFMGEEDAQRQSLNVFRMKLLGAKVRVVQSGSRTLKDAMNEALRDWVTNIRTTYYLIGSVAGPHPYPMMVRDFQAVIGREARSQIRRKEGRLPDYLVACVGGGSNSMGLFHPFLGDPKVRMLGVEAAGRGLRTGKHAASILGGEIGVLHGSKSYVLQDGVGQIRQTHSIAAGLDYPGVGPELSYLRDCRRVEFVSATDFEAVDALQYLARVEGIIAALESAHAIAAVRRLAPRLARDRIIVVNLSGRGDKDMGTVGQYLGVKL, from the coding sequence ATGGAAAACTCAAGGAATTCATCTCCGCTGCCAAGAGTGCCTGACCGCAACGGCCATTTCGGGCCCTACGGGGGACGCTACGTGGCCGAAACGTTGATGCCGGCGCTCGCCGAGCTGGAGCGAGCTTACGCGCGGGCGCGGCGCGACGCCGCCTTTCGCGCCACGGTGGGCCGCTATCTCAGGGAGTACGCCGGGCGGCCAACCCCGCTCTACTTCGCCGAGCGGATGAGCCGCGACCTCGGCGGGGCGAAGATCTACCTGAAGCGCGAGGATCTCTGCCATACCGGCGCGCACAAGATCAACAACACCGTCGGCCAGATCCTGCTGGCGCAGCGGATGGGCAAAAGGCGGATTATCGCCGAGACCGGGGCCGGACAGCACGGCGTCGCCACGGCGACGGTCGCCGCGCGCTTCGGTTTCGACTGCGAGATCTTCATGGGCGAGGAGGACGCGCAGCGGCAGTCGCTGAACGTCTTTCGCATGAAGCTTTTGGGAGCGAAGGTGCGCGTGGTGCAGTCGGGCAGCCGCACGCTCAAGGACGCCATGAACGAGGCGCTGCGGGACTGGGTGACGAACATCCGCACGACTTATTATCTGATCGGGTCTGTGGCGGGCCCGCATCCCTATCCGATGATGGTCCGCGACTTCCAGGCGGTCATCGGCCGGGAGGCGCGCTCTCAGATTCGCCGGAAAGAGGGCCGCCTGCCGGACTATCTCGTTGCCTGCGTCGGAGGCGGGAGCAACTCGATGGGGCTTTTCCATCCGTTCCTGGGGGATCCGAAGGTAAGGATGCTCGGAGTGGAGGCGGCGGGCAGAGGGCTGCGCACGGGAAAGCACGCGGCCTCGATCCTGGGGGGAGAGATCGGGGTGCTGCACGGCAGCAAGAGCTACGTGCTCCAGGACGGGGTCGGGCAGATCCGACAGACCCATTCGATCGCCGCAGGTCTGGACTACCCGGGGGTCGGTCCCGAGTTGAGCTATCTCAGGGATTGCCGCCGGGTGGAATTCGTTTCCGCCACCGACTTCGAGGCGGTTGACGCCCTGCAGTATCTCGCCCGCGTGGAAGGGATCATTGCAGCCCTGGAGAGCGCCCACGCCATCGCGGCGGTCAGGCGCCTGGCGCCGCGCCTCGCTCGCGACCGTATCATCGTCGTCAACCTGTCGGGCAGGGGCGACAAGGACATGGGGACGGTGGGGCAATACCTCGGCGTCAAGCTTTGA
- the trpA gene encoding tryptophan synthase subunit alpha, protein MSRIEAKLSELREAGQAALIPFVTAGDPDLETTLRILRALDENGADCIELGVPFSDPTADGPTIQRSSERALKKRLSLPRILALVRRFRRTSSTPLILFGYFNPFFRFGLERLCRRAKAAGVDGILCVDLPPEESGELKRWADAAGLDLIFLLSPTSGPDRVRLVSREGRGFIYYVSVTGVTGARRAFDKQLPEQVARVRRATSLPVGVGFGISTPEQAAWIAEFADAAVVGSALVEVIERAGGSGEKARAAGAFVGRLKRAMKRVVRNGSRRAERVQ, encoded by the coding sequence ATGAGTCGCATCGAGGCAAAGCTCAGTGAGCTCAGGGAGGCCGGACAGGCCGCGCTGATCCCGTTCGTGACCGCCGGGGATCCCGATCTCGAAACCACGCTGCGGATTTTGCGGGCGCTGGACGAAAACGGCGCGGACTGCATCGAGCTGGGCGTGCCGTTTTCGGATCCGACGGCCGACGGGCCGACGATCCAGCGTTCCTCCGAGCGCGCCCTCAAAAAGAGGCTTTCGCTGCCGCGGATTCTCGCCCTCGTGCGCAGATTCCGCCGCACCTCCAGCACGCCGCTGATCCTTTTCGGCTACTTCAATCCTTTCTTCCGGTTCGGGCTGGAGCGGCTGTGCCGGCGGGCGAAGGCGGCCGGAGTGGACGGGATTTTGTGCGTGGACCTTCCCCCGGAGGAAAGCGGCGAGCTCAAGCGCTGGGCGGACGCGGCGGGACTGGATCTGATCTTTCTCCTCTCGCCGACGAGCGGGCCGGACCGGGTGCGCCTGGTGAGCCGCGAGGGTCGGGGCTTCATCTACTACGTTTCCGTGACCGGGGTGACCGGCGCGCGCCGCGCCTTCGACAAACAGCTGCCGGAGCAGGTTGCGCGCGTCAGGCGCGCCACCTCGCTTCCCGTCGGCGTCGGCTTCGGCATCTCGACTCCCGAGCAGGCCGCGTGGATCGCGGAATTCGCCGACGCCGCGGTCGTCGGCAGCGCGCTGGTCGAGGTAATCGAGCGTGCCGGCGGAAGCGGCGAGAAGGCGCGTGCCGCCGGAGCGTTCGTCGGCCGTCTCAAGCGGGCGATGAAGCGGGTCGTCAGGAACGGGTCGCGCCGGGCTGAACGCGTTCAGTAA
- a CDS encoding folylpolyglutamate synthase/dihydrofolate synthase family protein, whose translation MTEYESTLQRIYGLRGGVIDLRLDRMERALSLFGHPEKAFPAFHIAGTNGKGSTAAMLHRILTAAGYRTALYTSPHLVSFTERIRVGEDEIAPEEVVALDREIRERTKDAVPLTFFEFVTVMAFVHFARCGAELAVVEVGLGGRLDATNLVFPLVSLITTVSMDHEAYLGSDLASIAAEKGGIIKEEIPVVCGLLPPEAQSVVERIARERRAPLHMLGREFSFTLKNDADFDYKGPDWVLENLSLALMGRHQRRNAAVALAALEQVRKHWPVDEGAIRAGLRNVVWPGRLEILRQRPAVVLDGAHNGEGIRTLVEEMRSFRGARKVKVLFASMADKDWRLMLDELGTVADELILTRVRMERSASPDLLAAHLGEKIPRRVVEDPETAVRTLIAELGPDDVGLVAGSLYLLGEVRPVIQRLLAASG comes from the coding sequence ATGACCGAGTACGAGAGCACGCTTCAGCGGATCTACGGCCTTCGCGGCGGCGTGATCGACCTCCGCCTCGACCGGATGGAAAGGGCGCTGTCGTTGTTCGGCCATCCGGAAAAGGCCTTTCCTGCCTTCCACATTGCCGGGACCAACGGCAAGGGCTCGACAGCCGCGATGCTCCACCGCATTCTCACGGCGGCGGGCTACAGGACCGCCCTGTACACCTCGCCCCATCTCGTCTCGTTCACCGAGCGGATCCGCGTCGGCGAGGACGAGATCGCTCCCGAGGAAGTCGTCGCCCTGGACCGGGAGATCCGGGAGCGAACGAAGGACGCCGTGCCTCTCACTTTTTTCGAGTTCGTCACGGTCATGGCCTTCGTTCATTTCGCGCGCTGCGGCGCGGAGCTGGCGGTGGTCGAGGTGGGGCTGGGAGGTCGGCTCGATGCCACCAATCTGGTCTTTCCGCTCGTCTCTCTGATCACGACGGTCTCGATGGACCACGAGGCCTATCTCGGGAGCGACCTCGCGTCGATCGCCGCCGAGAAGGGGGGGATCATCAAGGAGGAAATCCCCGTGGTCTGCGGCCTCCTTCCGCCCGAGGCCCAGAGCGTCGTCGAGCGGATCGCCCGGGAAAGGCGCGCCCCGCTGCACATGCTCGGGCGAGAATTCAGTTTTACCTTGAAAAACGACGCCGACTTCGATTATAAAGGTCCGGATTGGGTGCTTGAAAACCTGTCGCTGGCGCTTATGGGCCGGCACCAGAGAAGGAACGCCGCCGTGGCCCTGGCCGCTCTCGAGCAGGTCCGGAAGCACTGGCCGGTGGACGAAGGCGCGATCCGCGCTGGCCTGAGGAATGTCGTCTGGCCTGGGCGGCTCGAGATTTTGCGCCAGCGTCCGGCGGTGGTGCTCGACGGAGCGCACAACGGCGAGGGGATCCGCACCCTGGTCGAAGAAATGCGGAGCTTTCGCGGCGCGAGAAAAGTGAAGGTGCTTTTCGCGTCGATGGCGGACAAGGACTGGAGGTTGATGCTGGACGAGCTTGGTACCGTGGCCGACGAACTGATCCTGACGCGCGTCAGGATGGAACGCAGCGCCTCGCCCGACCTGCTGGCGGCACACCTGGGAGAGAAGATTCCCCGCCGCGTGGTCGAGGACCCGGAGACGGCGGTCCGCACCCTGATCGCAGAACTCGGCCCCGACGATGTGGGTCTCGTGGCCGGCTCGCTCTACCTTCTCGGAGAGGTCCGGCCGGTGATCCAACGACTCCTCGCGGCTTCGGGCTGA
- the lptD gene encoding LPS assembly protein LptD: MRSRWTILTRAAATAAVLFLGPGTATAAQAERKTSQGEAIQVTADQLSVGDSGTQVEARGNVEIKREQTTLKAEEVRVNRATQEVEAKGKISVDDPEWKVKSADSIQINLEKETGEILRGDLFIEQGHVSLMGRRFQKFGGQTYHVDEGFFTTCLCESGPPHWRISADAIDLDPTGLGTVKNAYFYVLDVPVFYLPYGFFPVKTERQTGLLFPRFGHSSTEGFRFQQPFFWAISKSTDATLAFDVQTRARWGFLGEFRTLFRQDADLRLSGAYFNEGLRRFEHEAVVDRTIADQDIPQNRWSIAGTHRYLLPRDWLTYSDFAAYGDDLFTRELVERMDVPLVQESEIRRSRFSRSRFGVFRSWGDAHFQGEWDFYQDFIQNDASTLHRTPQVSFWGRRFFRGLPLELRWGAEGVNYIRRRGGDGLRFDLRPELVLPFRTTRLFGSFSVAPRETLYHLYSIVDSGRNLSRELVEIRGNVGTTLGRTFAWTFGTLRSVRHVVEPELGYLFVPRVDQKSIPVMDGLDRVNRRNAVTFAVGNRLLGRFTNPLALAGEKNVETLNPIMATDIREIGSARFAITYDIDKERKRGDTLSDLDMNFRLTPANYFSLGLDAGLDPGAWKVNQLRVNFGISDPRPMTRRVADPDFVRPNSFGISYHFLRQEHNAFLAEDPNIDLNEAANCAVHPLDPRCPGALVNKKIVGNINVNLLYHLLDHVLLFASGAYDARDSRFLGFRVATKLLSFCECWNITLGVRKDINPSKTSFNFDFNLLGLGGSQRPSLQ; this comes from the coding sequence ATGAGATCGCGCTGGACCATTCTTACCCGAGCCGCGGCTACCGCAGCGGTCCTTTTCCTGGGCCCGGGCACGGCGACCGCCGCGCAGGCTGAGCGGAAAACCTCGCAGGGCGAGGCGATCCAGGTAACCGCCGATCAGCTCTCGGTCGGGGACAGCGGCACGCAGGTCGAAGCCAGGGGCAACGTGGAGATCAAGCGCGAGCAGACCACGCTCAAGGCCGAGGAGGTGCGCGTCAACCGGGCCACGCAGGAGGTCGAGGCAAAAGGGAAGATTTCGGTCGACGATCCGGAGTGGAAGGTCAAGTCGGCCGATTCGATCCAGATCAACCTCGAGAAAGAAACCGGGGAGATCCTGCGCGGCGACCTCTTCATCGAGCAGGGCCACGTCAGCCTGATGGGCAGGCGGTTTCAGAAATTCGGCGGCCAAACCTACCACGTCGACGAGGGCTTTTTTACGACTTGCCTGTGCGAGTCCGGGCCGCCGCACTGGAGGATATCCGCCGACGCCATCGACCTCGATCCGACCGGTCTCGGCACGGTCAAAAACGCCTATTTTTACGTTCTGGACGTTCCGGTTTTTTACCTGCCCTACGGTTTTTTCCCCGTCAAGACCGAGCGCCAGACCGGATTGCTGTTTCCCAGGTTCGGCCACTCTTCGACCGAGGGTTTTCGTTTCCAGCAGCCGTTTTTCTGGGCGATCTCGAAAAGCACCGACGCGACGCTGGCCTTCGACGTGCAGACCCGGGCGCGCTGGGGTTTCCTCGGCGAGTTTCGCACGCTCTTCAGGCAGGACGCTGATCTGCGCCTGTCGGGGGCGTACTTCAACGAAGGACTGCGCCGTTTCGAGCACGAGGCGGTGGTCGACCGCACCATCGCCGATCAGGACATTCCGCAAAATCGCTGGAGCATAGCGGGGACCCATCGCTATCTCCTGCCGCGCGACTGGCTGACCTACAGCGATTTCGCCGCGTACGGCGACGACCTGTTCACGCGCGAGCTGGTCGAGCGGATGGACGTTCCCCTTGTCCAGGAATCCGAGATCCGGCGCAGCCGTTTCAGCCGGTCGCGCTTCGGCGTTTTCAGAAGCTGGGGCGACGCCCATTTCCAGGGCGAGTGGGACTTCTATCAGGATTTCATCCAGAACGACGCGAGCACGCTGCACCGCACGCCGCAGGTTTCGTTCTGGGGCCGGCGCTTCTTTCGCGGCTTGCCGCTCGAATTGCGCTGGGGGGCCGAAGGGGTCAATTACATCCGGCGCAGAGGGGGCGACGGGCTCCGCTTCGATCTTCGTCCCGAGCTGGTGCTGCCGTTTCGCACGACGCGCCTGTTCGGCTCGTTCAGCGTGGCACCCCGGGAAACTCTCTATCATCTGTACTCGATCGTCGACTCCGGCCGCAATCTCTCGCGCGAGCTGGTCGAGATCCGGGGCAACGTCGGGACCACCCTCGGCCGGACGTTCGCGTGGACTTTCGGAACCCTCCGCAGCGTGCGACACGTCGTGGAACCGGAACTGGGCTATCTGTTCGTCCCGCGCGTGGACCAGAAAAGCATTCCGGTGATGGACGGCCTCGACCGGGTCAACCGGAGAAACGCGGTCACCTTCGCCGTTGGCAATCGTTTGCTCGGAAGGTTCACCAACCCGCTGGCGCTCGCCGGCGAGAAAAACGTAGAGACGCTGAACCCGATCATGGCCACCGACATCCGTGAGATCGGATCGGCGCGGTTCGCGATCACGTACGACATCGACAAGGAGAGAAAGAGAGGCGACACGCTATCGGATCTGGACATGAATTTCCGGCTGACGCCGGCAAACTATTTTTCTCTCGGCCTTGATGCAGGTCTGGACCCCGGAGCCTGGAAGGTCAATCAGCTGAGGGTCAATTTCGGCATATCCGATCCGCGGCCGATGACCCGGCGCGTTGCAGACCCCGATTTCGTCCGCCCCAACTCTTTTGGAATCAGCTATCATTTTCTCCGCCAGGAGCACAATGCGTTTTTGGCGGAAGATCCGAATATCGATCTGAATGAAGCGGCAAATTGTGCTGTGCATCCTCTTGATCCGCGGTGTCCGGGAGCTTTGGTCAACAAGAAAATTGTGGGAAACATCAACGTCAATCTTCTTTACCACCTTCTGGATCACGTGCTGCTTTTTGCCAGCGGCGCCTATGACGCCCGCGACAGCCGCTTTCTTGGGTTCAGAGTGGCTACCAAGCTCCTTTCATTCTGCGAATGCTGGAACATAACCTTAGGAGTTCGCAAGGATATCAATCCGTCGAAGACCAGCTTTAATTTCGATTTCAACCTGCTAGGATTGGGTGGATCGCAGCGGCCGAGTTTGCAGTGA